Proteins from a genomic interval of Fusarium oxysporum Fo47 chromosome I, complete sequence:
- a CDS encoding major facilitator superfamily domain-containing protein has translation MPLGILEAKGIEHVPGTTQYFDDPSRPQVAGEHHGNLKRVQVGTETIILIPQPSDDPNDPLNWSLLRRDLITFLLCFAGILATALGPILAANTITISLLFSKDFTKVALLTGYFLLGCGAGAIFFVPSGRIWGKRHLFLIGILILIASSAWAGSVGTNYGSFIGARIVQGVGCAPYESLLNAAVGDLYFVHQRGVRMAFTNLAVFGGAFFTPILVGKITDSMGWKWTFYFVAIFLAATLPAIFFFCPETAYRREASLNTDTTGELGIELTTKDKRQAPSPQTESGSSRSPEPTQHSTGFTFLPKSNALQPIGHSNTPKKTFLQSISLFDGRKTDERYWVLLLRPFPLLTHPAFIWGCLIQGAMIGWTVFIGVIVAAIFIGSPYYWDEVDAGYTYTGPFIGAVLGFVLAGLLADTSVKYMTKLNKGIYEPEFRILLVIPMMIIGGIGLYGFALTAPGVVKKEYSYVVPLIFFGFEVAGMVIGAVASSLYIVDAYRDLTIEGFTIMIIFKNFFSFILTFFAYNWINDGGIERTMLAIASIQVVVCLLSIPMYIYGKRVRAFYYRHDLLDMTGLR, from the exons aTGCCTCTGGGGATCCTCGAAGCAAAGGGGATCGAGCATGTTCCTG GCACAACGCAGTACTTTGACGATCCGTCTCGGCCCCAGGTAGCTGGCGAGCATCATGGGAACCTCAAGCGCGTACAAGTTGGGACCGAAACCATTATCCTC ATCCCTCAGCCTTCTGATGACCCAAACGATCCGTTGAACTGGTCACTTTTGCGACGCGACCTGATCACCTTTCTACTCTGCTTCGCGGGTATTCTCGCTACCGCACTCGGCCCTATCCTCGCTGCCAATACGATCACAATATCTCTGCTCTTCTCGAAGGACTTCACAAAGGTTGCCCTGTTGACGGGATATTTCTTACTGGGTTGCGGTGCTGGCGCTATTTTCTTCGTTCCGTCCGGCCGCATCTGGGGAAAGCGACACTTGTTCCTCATAGGTATCCTCATTCTTATCGCTTCCAGCGCGTGGGCCGGGTCTGTAGGAACCAATTATGGAAGTTTCATTGGAGCCAGAATTGTTCAAGGCGTTGGTTGCGCACCCTATGAGAGCTTACTCAATGCAGCTGTGGGTGACCTCTACTTTGTCCACCAGCGAGGAGTGAGAATGGCCTTTACGAACCTGGCGGTCTTCGGCGGTGCCTTCTTCACTCCCATCTTGGTGGGCAAAATCACTGATTCCATGGGATGGAAGTGGACGTTCTACTTCGTTGCCATCTTTCTTGCTGCTACGCTCCCGgccattttcttcttctgccccGAGACGGCATATCGACGAGAAGCCAGTCTGAACACTGACACTACCGGTGAGCTAGGGATAGAATTGACTACCAAGGATAAACGTCAAGCGCCGTCACCACAGACAGAGTCCGGATCTTCTCGTTCTCCGGAACCTACCCAGCACTCCACTGGTTTCACCTTCTTGCCTAAGTCCAATGCTCTTCAACCCATCGGCCATTCTAATACACCTAAGAAGACCTTTCTTCAGTCGATTTCTCTGTTTGATGGTCGGAAGACGGATGAGCGATACTGGGTCCTTTTGCTGCGACCGTTTCCCCTCCTCACTCATCCAGCATTTATCTGGGGCTGCCTGATCCAGGGAGCCATGATCGGCTGGACAGTATTTATCGGAGTTATTGTCGCCGCCATTTTCATAGGGTCTCCTTACTACTGGGACGAGGTTGATGCCGGCTACACTTACACGGGCCCATTCATCGGTGCCGTCCTAGGTTTTGTCTTGGCAGGTCTGCTCGCTGACACAAGTGTCAAGTACAtgaccaagctcaacaaagGCATATACGAACCAGAGTTTCGCATTCTTCTTGTGATCCCCATGATGATCATTGGAGGAATCGGATTATATGGGTTCGCCTTAACGGCACCTGGTGTGGTAAAAAAGGAATACTCATATGTCGTACCTTTGATATTTTTCGGATTTGAAGTCGCAGGAATGGTCATTGGTGCTGTGGCCAGCTCACTTTACATTGTTGATGCCTATC GAGATTTGACCATTGAGGGCTTCACCATCATGATCATATTCAAGAACTTTTTCAGTTTCATCTTGACTTTCTTTGCCTACAATTGGATTAATGACGGTGGTATCGAACGAACAATGCTGGCGATCGCCTCGATTCAAGTGGTAGTAtgccttctcagcatccCTATGT ACATCTACGGTAAGCGGGTGCGAGCATTCTACTATCGCCATGATTTGCTTGATATGACTGGTCTTCGCTAG
- a CDS encoding histidine phosphatase superfamily, with protein MHAKPLSLLFLSSLPSLTAAEDVLGLYVFHRHGDRTAKAWKPVNFTALGADEVHSSGSWYRDTYVSKDASRKITGLSPESAVLSQLDVTSPADAVLQNSALVFLQGLYPPTKQFETLANGSKVEAPFSGYQYIPIAAVSTAASDKNSENSAWLQGNSGCTNAEASSNDYFSSPEYAGVYKDSESFYQGLLPVINGTYGKDEANFQNAYTIFDLINVARIHNSSISSDDLLDDSTLEKLYNLASIHEWNLAYNSSEPVRAIAGSVLAGQIIEALEPLAEGKKGPKVNIQFGAYAAFMSFFGLAGLDKVSSDFKGVVDYASSMAFELVTNATNPTADDVSVRFYFANGTAAEHTPKMFPLFGKDETTISWKDFKTGMSDFAIEDTKHWCKLCGNHDGNCASNSDDDSTSSQSSSGGSGNGVSKPVAGVIGALVTLVVILGVQAAFILLGGLRLVKKSTLAAAGASQAGAVKA; from the exons ATGCACGCCAAGcccctctccctcctctttCTATCTTCCCTCCCCTCCTTGACTGCTGCCGAAGATGTCCTTGGCCTCTACGTCTTCCACCGTCACGGTGATCGCACTGCCAAGGCTTGGAAGCCCGTAAACTTCACAGCTCTCGGAGCCGACGAGGTTCACTCTTCCGGTTCTTGGTATCGCGATACTTATGTGAGCAAGGATGCTTCACGAAAGATCACCGGCCTCAGCCCCGAGTCAGCCGTCTTGTCTCAGCTAGATGTTACTTCTCCCGCCGACGCTGTGCTCCAGAACTCTGCTCTTGTATTCTTGCAGGGACTTTACCCTCCTACCAAGCAGTTTGAGACTCTTGCCAATGGATCCAAGGTCGAGGCTCCCTTCAGCGGATATCAATATATCCCCATTGCTGCAGTCTCTACTGCAGCTAGCGACAAGAACTCTGAGAACAGTGCTTGGCTTCAGGGCAACAGTGGTTGCACCAACGCTGAGGCTAGCTCGAATGATTACTTCTCCTCCCCCGAGTACGCTGGAGTATACAAGGACTCTGAAAGCTTTTATCAGGGCCTTCTCCCTGTCATCAATGGGACCTACGGCAAGGATGAGGCCAACTTCCAGAATGCCTATACCA TctttgatctcatcaatgtTGCTCGCATTCACAATTCTAGCATCTCTTCTGATGATCTGCTCGATGACTCCACCCTGGAAAAGCTCTACAACCTCGCTTCTATCCATGAGTGGAACCTCGCCTACAACAGCAGCGAGCCTGTCCGTGCCATTGCTGGCTCTGTGCTCGCTGGCCAGATCATCGAGGCTCTTGAGCCCCTTGcagagggcaagaagggACCCAAGGTCAACATTCAGTTCGGTGCCTACGCCGCCTTCATGTCTTTCTTCGGTCTTGCTGGCCTCGACAAGGTTAGCTCTGACTTCAAGGGAGTCGTCGACTACGCCTCATCTATGGCTTTTGAGCTCGTAACCAACGCCACCAACCCTACTGCCGACGACGTCAGTGTCCGCTTCTACTTTGCCAACGGCACTGCTGCCGAACACACCCCGAAGATGTTCCCTCTCTTCGGCAAGGATGAGACCACCATCTCCTGGAAGGACTTCAAGACTGGCATGTCTGATTTCGCCATCGAGGACACCAAGCACTGGTGCAAGCTTTGCGGAAACCACGACGGCAACTGTGCTAGTAACTCGGATGATGACTCTACTTCGTCTCAATCAAGCTCTGGTGGCTCTGGCAACGGTGTTTCGAAGCCGGTTGCTGGCGTCATTGGCGCCCTTGTTACTCTCGTTGTCATTTTGGGTGTCCAGGCTGCCTTTATTCTGCTTGGCGGCCTGCGTCTTGTCAAGAAGTCGACGCTTGCAGCTGCTGGCGCGTCCCAGGCCGGAGCGGTCAAGGCGTGA
- a CDS encoding cytidine deaminase-like protein — MMETPETISRGDTAKAAEVCSAHGITPKEFSELRERAVAAKATAYCPYSQFRVGATVLSSEGELTSGANVENASYPVGTCAERVALGTAVTSGHRGFRAIAVATDIAPPASPCGMCRQFIREFCTLDTPIIMFDKNEDFVIAKLRQLLPMSFGPDQLPPPGAPGTR, encoded by the exons ATGATGGAGACCCCAGAGACTATCTCAAGAGGCGACACAGCCAAGGCGGCTGAAGTCTGTTCAGCACACGGCATTACGCCGAAAGAGTTCTCAGAGCTCCGTGAGCGTGCAGTTGCAGCCAAGGCCACAGCGTACTGCCCATACAGCCAGTTCCGCGTCGGAGCAACGGTTCTCTCAAGCGAGGGTGAGCTCACGAGCGGCGCAAATGTGGAAAACGCGTCGTATCCTGTGGGAACATGTGCAGAGCGCGTGGCGCTTGGTACAGCTGTGACAAGCGGTCATCGTGGGTTCCGAGCCATCGCTGTCGCAACTGATATTGCGCCACCAGCGAGTCCATGTGGAATGTGTAGACAGTT TATTCGCGAGTTTTGCACACTGGATACACCCATTATCATGTTCGATAAGAATGAGGATTTTGTGATTGCAAAGCTGCGACAG CTTTTGCCAATGTCTTTTGGACCTGACCAACTTCCACCTCCGGGAGCACCAGGAACAAGATAG